TGagagatgtgtgtatgtgtgtgtgtgtgtgtatacctgaTCGTAGAAAATGACCATGACAAACACGCCAAACAACACCGACTCCACCAGGAGGATGATGTAGTGAgcgctgagagagagaaagcgacagaaacAACTAGCTGACTAACCAAGTAACTGAATCATTGGCAAATCTAAACAGCTGGTTGAATATTTACAGACTGTTTAACACTGAAACACCAAAATATAGCCACACCGTCAATTTCAAAACCCTTGTATTCACTTCGCAGAGGACTCACACTATCAGGTGCTTGCTGGGcgtctcctctccttctttctctgcGTCGCCTTCTCGCTCGTTCCTTATCCTCCACACCCAGGCCGACACCACCAACACCATGGAGTACAGACTGGCCATGCCTGCACATATGGataaaatcacaaacaacaGCATTACCTTCAGTTgtggtagcagtagtagtgaCAAAGATGAAGAAACATTATAAAGAATTATAAAGAGGAAGTGTTCAGTGGCACTTTGGATTAATAAAAAGGCTAAAGGGGAATCAAATATGTGTTTAATATCAACTGTGAGAGCACACTTCCTCCGTCACTGCCAATACAGAGGGGATCAGAGCGGAAAGCAGGCGAGATCATCAGGTTATCAGTGTTGGAAAGGGACAGAGATCGCCCCTCGTCCACCTTTCACTGCTTTCATACTGTCCAAACATTACGTCTAAAGTAACTTGTACACCAAGGGAGGTGATTACCGTTAGAGCCAATACAACTAGTGTCTGAGGTGGTCAAATGTTTAGCAGTGGCAGCAGTAAAAGTAACTGTTAAACAGTACTAGCCAGTAGGGTCGAAGTGTTCCCCATCAGTCTAATAAAAGGCGGGAGATATAATCCAGTGTGTGAGTACTATCTGCTATCTACTAATGTAAACATGGTGCAGTATACTGCGTACTCACCGGTGTAGAAGAGAAACTGGATGAAATACTTCTGGTTCAGCTCTCCGACACAGTTGTTGatcctaaaaacacacaaattaggAAAATGGatgagaagaagaggaagacgagtaaagaaaaaaagggggagaTGTGGTGATGGACAGCAAAGAGGTAGAGACAAAGTCTGAGAGACGACAAAGATGCaggagatgaaaaaagaagagcagagggaggagaggaggaacatATGGAACAcagaggatggatggatggagtttTCTCACCAGGGACAGTGATGGTCCATGCGGCGTATACACCTCTGACAGACACGGCAGTGATGCGCTCTGGGAGGTCTGTAGGTTTCACAGCGACTGCACACCGTCCAGCCTTCACAGCCCTGAAAACAGCAGGACACCAGGTGACTAAACGACCCATAATCATAATCTGATGGATGTTCAAGCACAAATAATCCAGTTCCAACTTCACCTTTAACTTTAGTGTCTCTGAAGAGAAAATTGTCTCACAGCCATGTAGCACATAGAATGTACACAGACTCAACATATGTAAAACCTaatagaaaaacattaaatgcaacaaatatgtaaaacatatgCTACCTCACATTAAACATAATGGACTGCACATAAAAGTTCTTGGACATTACAGATTACATTACaattttttacttcttttttttttttatatatccaAGACAGGTGTATACTTTCATCATTTCCCTCCTTAAAACACGGTATAACTTTTTGAAATGAGCAATCGTTCCTCGCATTCAAATAGATGTCATATCTGCTGATCTTGGATTATTTGCAAAACATCATTTGGCAAATGTTTTTAACTTTGGCATTTTGTCTCGCATTTAAGTCTGAAGCAGTAATTTTGCAGATCTCAAGTACTGCTGGCATGATGTCATATCTGCTGCAGCAACaggcaaatgtttggcattttgatttgataaatgctttaatcaattaatcggtTATCAGAATGGCTGTTGATGAATTGTCTGTCCttcagctaattgtttcagcactacacTGGCATCAAAATTATATATGTAGCATAAAATCCTCAACCTTGAAAAACCTTGTACCGTCTACCAACATTATCAACCCAGACAACAGAAGTTTTGGTCCCAGTTTGTACAATCAAAGAACTCCAGCATGTTTAGCAACGCTacactgtcattattattcagaTACAAATGTGAGATTGTGTTTAAACCCACAGACGTTTAAGAAAAGAGGATCTAAACTGGCCTTTCCGCACAGCCGGtccccaacaaaacaaagtttCCTGTTTTTAGTGGAGCTTTAGAGCAGACTCATACGTCATTCCCATCACTGGCTCATACAGTGTGCAACACCATCGAGACAGCACTTCACAGACATGAGTACATAATGACAAGCCCAAAAGCAGACATAAGAGCAGCTGCTAAGATGTAAATACAGAGTCACCAGGAGATAAATACATAGTTAATAATACAGTTATAATCAGAGAGAAGCTATAATCTCCCTgatgctccctctctcttattAGCCTTTAGCTTCTTACCTACGTTATTGTTGAATTGACTCATGACAAAAATACTTCCAAGGTGGAAAAATCCACTTAAAACTTTTAATTCTTAGTTGAAAAATATCTGACATGTAGTTCTGTGCTGTCAAAAGgacacaaaaagcaacatgacaAGACTTTTTGTCCACAATTTCaagttattttaaatgtttctgaacATATTTTGAACTTACTCGAACAATTAATACTTGACTCAGCAGCACAATTATGGACTAAACTTTGTTTGGTTAAAAGTCAAAAGGATTTTAACTTTGTGTCTCACCCGCTCATTCATCCGAGACGACTGCGAGCGGAGGTCTGAGAAGTCTATGGCTGTGTCGGGAAGAGGCACCATACCTGgataacaacacaaacacacattaaatacaAAGGTTACATCAAACACATGTTTTTTTGGTTCTTTTCCCAAGCATTTCTCCCATTTCGCTCTTGACTTATTAACCTGAGTAGTAACCACACACTCTCTCAGTTACTGACCAGGGTCTGATAAGACAGCTTTGGAGTGGcaggccagcagcagcagcagaatcagGTTGAACACTGATCCATGCAGAGTACACCACACGCTGTCAGAGTTAGAAAAGGAGACTTAATACATAAAACAGCTGGTTTATTACCTagaaaaacagaatttattCTTCTATTatgtgtagggctgcaactaacaatactttcattatgattatgattaacCTGCctattattttgtcaattaatcGATGGATCTATAGAATgccagaaaaaagtgaaatgggGACATCTTCAAATATGTTGCTTTGTCCAACAAACATACCAAAACCAAGATATATTCAGTTTAAAGTGATATAAAAGAGACATAAACTGCAAATACTCACgctggagaagctggaagcaaacaactgttgtcatttttgcttaGAAAATGATTAAAACGATTGTTATAATTATACAAAATAGTTGACAATAATTGTTCTAACTAATCAATTATTTGAcaaatagtttcagctctagttaaaGAAAACACCGTAAGAAGATTAGATCAAAAACAAAGTGAGAGACACAACAAAAACTACACATGTCACTAGCTCAAGCGGAAAAATGTGGAGCGAATAGAcgttttttttactgcaaacattttgacaaacGCAGGTGTAACTGCAACCTGTGCTCTTCCAGCTCTATCCTTGTCCACTAGATACAACACAACGCAGAGTGAGACCCACGACGTGGAAAAGGCTTTGAAAAATCATTTAGAAGTTCATGCTGAGAATTCAAACTTGtgaaaatagaaatataaacagctaaacaaataaatcaaatctgaaaaatccaaataaagacatttagagaatggaggaggaggctgtGAAGAGTTCACTGAATATTTTCCTGTGTTATTTATTGGCTACGATGCTTTTGTAAACTATTCACATTCTAGCAGTGACGAAAGTCTGAGTCCATTTTtgcaagttttatttattagttatgaCCCACagatttcactgattagttTGATTATTGTTGTGTAATGAGCTATCATCGTTGACGCCTTCAGAATtctaataaaatgcattttgaaacaGAAtttttcttatatatatataatttatcatAACTCTGCAATGCAATAATGCGCATCAAATATTTCTTCATTGTCAAATAGGCCAGGTTACCTTGTGGGCAATACTTCCTTATTTAAAGATAATAAGAGATTCTGAGCATCAGAAAAAGGCAAGTAGCACCAACACACAGTTTTTTACCGCAGTGTTAAAATACTGTTaattagtagtaatagtaaatGTACTCGCTATGCAAAATGGCacctttcagagtgttaaatTATGGAGCCCTCAAGGTCcagaaactgatttttttttattgtgtgcaacataataaaatatatttttagggACTTCAGGGGCTCTCCTGTTTTGTTGCGGGGCAATTTACAACTTTATCATTCTTACAAGTACATGATGACCTCACGTAAATCCCAGCAGAGTTTCCTGCAGCTATAACCTGAGCAGGTCTACTctactgaaaacacctgtgaggCTATGTGGGGCCTTTAATCtacaacaatgcatcatatttaatacGTCTTCTATCACAATAACTATagcagttaaataaatgtagtggcgtAAAAAGTACTAGTATATTTTCCTCTGAGATGTTGTGTATAATTGTAAAGTAGCATCAACTGgatatacttaagtaaagtacaagtacctcaaaataagtataaaaaactaaagtataaataattaataaaaaaacaaacagtaaaatataaatgagACATAAAATAAGTAAGTCACAAAAACTGTGTTCTGTCTCTGGTatcagctgtattttgtataATGTATCAGTGACAAACAGGAACCTCCTGTAACGTTGCAGCAACCAAacagctgactgactgttttGGTGCGGGTCAAACGCCTCAGCTAGTAAACAAACGAAAAACCGCATGTTATCTGGTGTCACCTCAATACAAAACCGTTACAAGCATCCACATAAATACATCCAAATATGTGTTACAGCCAGAAAAACAAGTTTTGCATCGattcagcagagagaaaaggcgCGAGGATGCTGTCAGACCTGTCTGCTGTCAAATGAatggagacagcagagagaggcagacgcCATGTCGGTTTTTAACGGTTTAAAcgacataaaaacacaaagtaccgACCTGTCCGAGTAAGCGGGGAtgaggacatactgtataaccaCGTAGTCCGCGTAAAACACGCTGAAATAAGTTAAAATCAGACAGATAACGCCGCAGGGGTCTCGCCTACAGCGCAGAGACGCCATCTTCTGCCGGGCTCCGCCCCCCTGTCCCCCGCTTCCGGGTGGTGACATCACGTTGAAACCTTACGCTGCCTTCCCGGACCgttggaaataataataaattattaaagggtcagttcacctaaataaaaaaaggtttaagCATtgtaaaactacatttgaaaagttCAACACCAATAGCTAACGCCACAAAGATCTGTCCTTTGTGTCTGCTATGTATTATTATCcccagtaaaataaaaaaacccaagAAGGTTGTTTAATCACACTTAATCTCTGTTTTAAATGCAATCCCATAATCCTCAAAGACTGCTCTAAtcatctgaatacattttattccCCACCCGCTGCAGTTATTATGCAAGCTGCGACTCAAATGGTAGCTGGAAATTACATAGCTCCTTGCTCACTTTGTAcaacacatgaaaaatataaacatgttattGTGTATGAAATATCAACTAATGGAAAGTCACATTAATAATATACCTGATATTAAAATTTTGGCTCACGTTTTACGATACTATCTTGGAATCTTTGGAATTGATTTGGAAATGGAGTTGCAACTTGCAAAATGGGttaaaatcttttcttttttattgtgcagcagatagttttattctttattttaatatttccccctccagatggttagaagagtctttaAGGATTCTGGTGGTATACTGTACGTTGTTACAACAACTTTCAAAGACTGTCAGGGATTTATTATTCAGAAAAATGGTGTGAAGAATTTTTGcagtattttcttttgaaaatgttaatattacagAAAGTCCAGGACTTGTTTGTGTTACATGCTATTTatagtttgtttaatttaattaaaaaaaaattgtcaggTGTTGGATTGaatcagtttttgtgttttcttttggttttctcTTAGTTCATCTTAACATTAACCTTAACATTAATTCTCCTCTTATATTCTACTGTTGTAGCTCAAACTAATATAGTATCATTTGACttctgaaataataaaataatatataatataataataaaataaaaaaattattttgtaacatggttttgtttttatggataCCTTCCGGGcaacaatttaattttatttaattttacatttagaaagatgtattatattttgtcatatttgttatttaatataatttgcattttactgtattttgccAGTTGTTTCTAGTTATATAaatctgtgaaataaaaaacactcgACTGCGTGACTGCGTAAACTTTGTTCTTACACAAATTGTTCTTACGATGATGCAAAACTGATTATAATGagaattatattttcattattttaaaaaaaaaacccagttaCAGACAGTTTGGGAACAATAGTCAgaacaatattttcttttgtaaatgtacATAAGCACAAAATGCGAATGTCCAACTTGAACGAGTTGCACCTGAAAGCAACCTTGATCctcaaatatgttttattgattCGACTTTTCAACTTTTGtcaaatagatagatagatagatagatagatagatagatagatagatagatagatagatagatagatagatagatagatagatagaaagaaaCACAAGGTGGCAGTAGACGTgtaaacatgacatttacaGACTGTGTCGCTCCTCCCTTGAAGTAGGCAGTAACCAGCTCGTCATCCTCCTCGTTTGCTCAACACTTTTTATTGCTGCAGACTCTCAtaggacgtgtgtgtgtgtgtgtgtgtgtgtgtgtatgtggattgttaatttctttttctactGCAAACAAACCGCCTTTTCTATCGGATATATTTCTTCACTTCCACTTCGAAGTTGAacctggtttttttttttttttttttctttttttgtgtgtggggaAACCTCGAagaggagataaaaaaaaaagcaagactcaaagaagaagaagaagaaaacacacaaacctggaGGAGGAAAAGGGCGTTCATACTTCGAAGTAACCATGGAAGTTCCT
This sequence is a window from Siniperca chuatsi isolate FFG_IHB_CAS linkage group LG22, ASM2008510v1, whole genome shotgun sequence. Protein-coding genes within it:
- the zgc:77880 gene encoding zf-DHHC domain-containing protein isoform X1, whose amino-acid sequence is MSPPGSGGQGGGARQKMASLRCRRDPCGVICLILTYFSVFYADYVVIQYVLIPAYSDSVWCTLHGSVFNLILLLLLACHSKAVLSDPGMVPLPDTAIDFSDLRSQSSRMNERGCEGWTVCSRCETYRPPRAHHCRVCQRCIRRMDHHCPWINNCVGELNQKYFIQFLFYTGMASLYSMVLVVSAWVWRIRNEREGDAEKEGEETPSKHLIVAHYIILLVESVLFGVFVMVIFYDQLVSIITDETPIEQMRNRLMIKDRGSSSSSSSSSSSSSSQLPHHPPHTRKPKIALLREVFGRGSVFCWLLPLHSSPPSVGGIIYSALPDYEV
- the zgc:77880 gene encoding zf-DHHC domain-containing protein isoform X2, which encodes MSSSPLTRTASPAVWCTLHGSVFNLILLLLLACHSKAVLSDPGMVPLPDTAIDFSDLRSQSSRMNERGCEGWTVCSRCETYRPPRAHHCRVCQRCIRRMDHHCPWINNCVGELNQKYFIQFLFYTGMASLYSMVLVVSAWVWRIRNEREGDAEKEGEETPSKHLIVAHYIILLVESVLFGVFVMVIFYDQLVSIITDETPIEQMRNRLMIKDRGSSSSSSSSSSSSSSQLPHHPPHTRKPKIALLREVFGRGSVFCWLLPLHSSPPSVGGIIYSALPDYEV